The stretch of DNA TCTGGCGTAGCAGATAACGGTGTGCCAACCAGCGGATCGACATCGGGTAGTTACCAAGCAACATTTGATGCGTAATTAGCGAGTAGAGTGACACCAAAATTGGCATCACAACCAGGATCAGTACCCCGTAAAAGATCAGTTCAGACTGGTTGTCTTGCAAAAAGGTCTCAGGATTACTGTTGGATAGCCAATCAACGAGGTCGCCCAAGGCGCCAAATAGCGCAACTTCAACGATCGCGACAATCGTCGCCATAATCGACATGGCAATGAGTGGGATTTCGAAACCACGGGTGTAATACCGACAGAAGGCAAAGATACCTTGAGGTGGTTGCTGAGGCTCTTGCTCGGGAAAAGCTTGAGTAAAACTCTCAAATTTCTTAAACATAGAAAGTCCTAGGCGCAGTCAAAGGTTAACGCAAAGATGCAGAGAAACAGCGCATGGTAAAAATTAAACTTAGCAAGGAATCAATAGAAGTAGGCAATGTTAACATCGCCGAGTCGAAGATTGGCATGCTGAGCGAGAATTAGTTAGCTATGTTAACCTTTTGCTCGCCAAAATGTAACTGACTAATTGGTGGGGATTTTAGAGTTAATAAAAAGGCCAGCGATGCTGGCCTTGTCACAGTTAGTGTGTACGTTCTGCGTATTTTTCTAGTCCAAGTACCAGTAGGATTGCCGCACACATCATCACAATCGCGATGCCGAGTTGCGAAGGCTGATTAAAGATATGCTCAAACTCAAATGGTGTTAAGTTGTGTTGTACTAGCGGAACTTGCTCACCATGTGAGTTGGTACGCCATGAAACGGTTTCTTTCCATGGCCAGATTTTTGGTAGCGTGCCAATCATTAAGCCAGTCAGGAACATTAAAGTCGTATCTCTAAAGCGTTTAAGTAGCCACGAAAGAACGTGTGAAAAACTTAGAATACCGATAACACAACCCGTCAAGAATAACGCGATAATGGTGATGTCAAACGACTTCACCGCCCCAAGTACAGGGGTATACATGCCAATTAGAAGCAGAATGAAACTGCCAGAAATACCTGGAAGAATCATGGCGCAGATAGCAATGGCACCAGCAATCACCACATTAATGTAAGTTGGTTCCATATGGAGCGGTTTTAAAACAGTGATCGCGTAAGCAAACGCCACACCGAGTAATAAGAATACCCAGCGACTAATAGTTTTTTGGTCAACTTGTTTAAGGATATGGAACACTGACACCAAAATCAGACCAAAGAAGAAAGACCAAATAGGAATTGGGTGAGTAACCAACAACCATGAAATTAATTTGGCGAGAGTTGCAATGCTGGTAAATACCCCCGCAAATAATGCGATGAGAAATCCACCATTGATATGGTTGAATGCCGCTTTAATACCGCCTTGCTTCCAGACAGAGAACAGACTTGGGTTAATGCGTCGAATGCTTTCTAGTAGCGTATCGTAAATGCCAGTAATAAATGCAATGGTGCCGCCGGAAACACCAGGCACCACATCAGCAGCGCCCATTGCGATGCCTTTAAAAAAAGTACTTATATAATTCATTTGCTTATACAACGAGTTAGAGTCGGTTGAGTATACCTTTGTTAGTGTGAAAAAATATCGACACACTCTGGCAACCTGCTTTGTTTTTGAGACTGATTACGCTTCGATGTTGGTCAAACAACATAACCCTCGGGATTATTGCAGCGACAATTTAGTGCCATCGAATTTTAAGTGGTCAAGTAGCGATTTCGCCACTTTTTTACCATCTTCATCAAATTTGACGCCGTAACGACGTTTCTGTGAGCTTTGATTGACGTTACAGATTCGGCCAGTTAGGGCTTGAAATTCTTGGTCTTTATTGGCTTTGGTATTAATGCGCAGTTGGACATGCTCACCGACGGTAAATGGTCTGGTTAGTGCCGGCGTAATATACAGGCAACCGCTCTTAGAGAGATCGCGAATTTCACAATCAATTCTATGGTTAGTGCTGTGCACTTTTGCCATTAGGTTCACTTCGTAGCGAGGTTCATTACGTAATGCGGCAGATTGCATAGTTTGGGGAATAGACATCGCAATCATGGCGATTGGCGCACGAATGACATGCAATATTTGACTACGAAAAGTAAGAATAGCGCCTTCACCGCGCGGTGAGATCGCGCGAATGGTTGCCCAGAAGCCTTCTTGGAAGAATGCTTGTAGCTTGTCGTCACTGACTTTAGGAAGCTCAACCAAAATCATATGGCTAGAGTGTGTACCAATTAAATGGCTTCGAGCACGAAAGCTAGTGCCAACTGGCGTGATAATACCGATATTCAATTCACGACCATGATCCAGCATTGATAGCCCATCATTGCCAGTAATGATCATTGATGTCCTGTTTTCATAAGACGTTGGTTGAGCTGACGTGCTCGTGGTTGTCCCGTTATGGGTTGTCATTTAGCCACCATTATCCCGGTTTATATTTTGTAATTGTTGGCTCGCAGATTTTTCTTTTGAGCCAAAGGGAATATGGGGCAATTTTAGAGAGGCTTGGCGAATAGTTCAAATCTCAATTACTATATGTCTGAATCTATTGCTGATATGTTAGTGAATTTTATGCATAAAGTGACATTTGACCAAGAATTGAAGCAATTTCGTGTCGCACTTGAAGGTGATTACAGCGCGATAGTGAAATTTGAGCAACAAGATAATGTATTTGTTATTACTTCGACCAAAGTACCGAATGAATTACAGGGTAAAGGTTACGGTAAGTTAATGATGGAAAAGGTATTACCCGAAATTGAGCGAATGGGCGTGAAAGTGATACCTGAGTGCAGTTTTGTTGTGGCGTATTTTGAGCGAAATCCTCAATGGCAGCACCTACTCGCGATGTAAACTGTAGCGCAGCGTTACTGCCGCTGCGCTAAACATTATTTGTTGATGCGCGCCATGTAGTAGGTATTAACATACTCGCCATTGCGAAACACAGAGCATTCTGCCTCGCCCTCGATGCGGAATCCGAACTTCCTATAGCAGGCGATGGCCGCTTGGTTATCGGTATTTACCTCAATTTGAATCCGCTTTATTTGTAGCCAATTGTCAGCGAGATCGAGCACGGTCTCAATCAGTTTACTTGCGATACCCATTTGATGGTAATCATCGTGTACACCAATTCCAAATTCACCGCAGTGGCGAAGTCTCGGTGATTGGGCCTGTTCAAAACCAATATTGCCCACTACTTTGCCATCGACTTCAGCGACAAAGCTGAAAATGTTATCAGGCATATTTTCAAGTCGCTTGCGCCACATGGCTTCACTGGGTTTTGGCAGTTGTAGTGTGCCCGTATAGGCTTTCGGCTGCGCATACAATTCCGCTAATTGTTTTGCATCCGATACTAGTGTCGGTCGAACGGTAATCTCCATTATTTACTCCCGATTCATCCTGAATAGTAATGATATAACACACTGAAATTAAACGTGGAAGCGCGGCTTATCGAGTCTGTATAAAAAGTAAATTAGATTGAGTTAGGCAGCATCAGTCAGTAACCTGAAGAGGTACAGTTTAAGGAACTTTTGATGAATAACTCTTCTGGGTGGAAAACCCCACATAACTACCTGCTCTTTATATCGATTATTGTGCCGATCGCTTTTTCTAGTTGGATGGCGTTGCTCAATAACTTCGTGATTGAAAAAGCGAACTTTGATGGCGCCGATATTGGCTTACTTCAAAGCGTGCGAGAGATCCCCGGATTCTTAGCATTTACGGTGATTTTTGTGCTGTTGTTTATTCGTGAGCAAAAATTCATGTTGCTGTCATTGGCGATGTTGACACTGGGTACTGCGATTACGGGCTTTTTTCCGTCGGTCGTTGGGCTGTTACTGACCACATTATTGATGTCGACGGGTTTCCACTATTTTGAAACGTTAAAGCAATCACTTGCACTACAGTGGCTGACGAAAGAGGAAGCGCCTGAGGCATTAGGCAAATATGTATCTGTTGGTGCATTAGCATCGCTTCTCACCTATGGGGCATTGTGGGTGTGTTTAGAAGTGTTCCAGTTAGAGTTTAAGTGGATTTATGCTCTGTTTGGTGGTGTCGGTTTTGTGCTTACAGTGTGGATTGCTATGAGCTTTCCTAACTTTGAAGCCAGCGTAACGCAAAACAAAAAGCTCGTGTTACGTAAGCGCTACTGGCTTTACTACGCACTCACGTTTATGAGTGGTGCTCGCCGTCAGATTTTTACCGTGTTTGCGGGTTTTCTGATGGTGGAACGTTTTGGTTATTCGGCCTCAGATATTACGCTCCTGTTTTTAGCTAACTACGGTTTTAACTTTCTTTTTGCTAAAAAAATCGGGCGCTTTATTGGGCAGGTAGGGGAGCGCAAAGCGCTCGCATTTGAGTATATTGGTTTGATTGGTGTATTCGTTGGTTATGCGTTTGTGCAAACCGCCGAATGGGCGGCGGCGCTTTACATCATTGATCATCTATTCTTTGCCTTGGCATTGGCGATCAAAACCTACTTGCAGAAAATAGCCGATCCGGCGGACATGGCTTCGACAGCGGGTGTCTCATTTACGATTAACCATATTGCAGCTGTCGTGATCCCTGTGACCTTTGGCTTTATCTGGCTCGTATCACCATCTGCGGTATTCTTTATTGGCGCGGCAATGGCAGCTGTGTCGCTACTATTGTCATTGAATATACCGGCAAAACCAGCAGAAGGTAATGAGGTGCGCGTACTGAGCTGGCGTTAGTGAGGCTGTGACTGGCAATATTGCGAATATTGTTGGCAAATGAAAAATCCGAGTTATTAAACTCGGATTTTTTATGTCGTTGAAATCGCTTAGCTTATTTTAGAACGGATACCAAAATAGCTGTGTATCCGTAACTTTTTTACCAATCGCAGCGGCCACGACCAAGGCAATCACGACCAGCGTGAGCGCGTCTTGACGCGTAAGCGGGCGTTGGTTATACCATGTTCGGCCGTTATTACGACCAAAGCCACGCAGTGTCATCGCATTGGCAATTTCATCAGCTCGATCGAGGCTAGAGAAAATCAGAGGGCCTAAGATTTTTGCCACATTTTGCAAGCGAGTATACAAGGGTGCATTCTTTGACAAATCAAGCCCGCGTGCTTGTTGAGCATGCATAATATTGACGAAATCTTGCTTAACATCTGGCAAATAGCGCAAGGTGAGGCTAACGGCATAAGCAATCTTATAAGGCACACCAATACGATTTAAACTTGCTGCGAATTCTGTTGGATGTGTGGTAAACACAAACACTAAGGCCGCAGGCAACATACTGAAGTACTTTAAGCTAACTGCAACCAGATAAAATAAGGTTTCTTGTGTAATCGAATATGGCCCTGGTAGCGCTAACAGCACGGTATTACTACCCATATATTCACTGCCTTGCTGCGGTGACAGCATAAACATAAAGACTGCGTTAGTCATCAGGACGCCAACTGTGCCGATTAACAACGGCTTGTATGATGAAAATGGCACTTTGGTCATCTTCAACAGGGCTAATCCCAATGCAATCATTGCAAGAATGATACGAATATCAAACGTGGTCAAAACCACGGTAACCCATGCCATAAAGAAGGCAAATTTGGTAATACCGTTTAATTTATGCAGTGGTGATTTGGTATCCACATAGTTAATACCAAACTTCATTTTTGAACTACTCATGCGGCAGGTTTCTCTAGAGCAATGAACGTTTGCATAAATTGGTTTTTGTCCTCAATTTGCAGTTTGTCAGCCAGATCGTAAAGGCTGGTGGTGGTTAAGTTAGCTTGGTCCAGTAATGCTGGTTGACTGAACACGGCTGTCATCGGTTGGTCAGCAATCAACTTGCTATCCGCTATCACGATAGAGCGAGTGGTATACTCAAGAACTAGGTGCATATCATGCGAGATGATCATCACGGTAATACCTAACTCTCGATTCAACTTGTTAATGAACGCCAACATTGAGGTGTAATTACGGTAATCTTGACCTGCGGTTGGTTCATCCAAGATCAGTAACTTAGGCTCAAGTACGAGAATCGCAGCAATCGTCACACGTTTCTTCTGACCGTAGCTTAATGCGCTGATTGGCCAGTGGCGGTATTTATTTAGGCCACATAGTTCAAGCGTGCGCTCAACTTTAATTTTTATTTGCGCTTCATCTAGGCCCTGATTACGCAGGCCAAAAGCGACTTCATCAAAAATCATATGGTGCGAGATCATATGATTTGGGTTTTGCATCACAACCCCGATCTTCTGGCTACGTTCGAAGATATTAAGCTCCGTCAGTTCTTGGCCATCAAAGGTAATGCTGCCAGCATCGGGTTCAAGCACGCCCATAATCAATTTTGAAATTGTTGACTTGCCTGATCCGTTCTTTCCGAGAATAGAGACAAATTCCCCCTGTTGAACGTCAAAAGAAACATCCTCAAGGGCGTTACGCTCACCGTCATAAGAGTAGGTAAGGCTGCGTAGTTGCAGTAAAGGCGTTGACGGGTTGTTGTCTTCAATCATGTTTGATGGAGTCCTCCAAGATTGAAACGCAGGTTGATATTCTGTCACTGGCAGAGTCGCCAAAGACGAAGGTTTCATCTCGGCAGAAATAGAACAGTTAGCCGCTTTTAACGCTGAAAGATAGAGCGGTTCTCGAATGCCGTGCTTTGTTAATAGTGGTGAAGCAAGCATCTCATCAGGCGTCATATCCGCGATGATTTCACCGCTTTCCATCAAAATGATACGGTCAATAGAGCGGTGCAATACATCTTCAAGACGATGCTCAATAATCACGATGGTTTTTTTTGTGCGGCGATGAAGATCATCGATAATCTCAATAGTCTTACGTCCGGTCTTTGGATCGAGTGCAGCTAACGGTTCATCAAACAGCAGAATATCAACGTCATCAACAAGAATACCGGCTAGAGAGACACGTTGCTTTTGACCGCCAGACAAATCATGCGGAGCATGATCCAGCAGTTCTTCAAGTTCGACCATTTTTGCCGTTGCTTTAACCAACGGGTACATATCGATATTTGAGACTAATTGGTTTTCGAGCGCGAATGCGATGTCTTCGCCCACACTAAGACCGACAAATTGGCTATCTGTGTCTTGCAAAACAGTGCCAACTTGTTCGGTATAGCCGTGCAGATCTAACTCACTAATGACTTTGCCACCAATCGTCAGTGTGCCAGTTATGTCACCGTTAAATGAGTGTGGGATCAGACCGTTTAGACATTGACCTAACGTTGATTTACCACTGCCACTTGGGCCGATAATTAGTACTTTTTCACCCTTGGCGATTTTTAAATTGATGTTCTTTAGGGTCGGATTTTTTAATGCATCGTAACGAAAAGAGAAATTTGAGAATTCAATGCTCATTAACGATTAAGCCTCAGTTAAATTGCGGTTCATCGCATTACGTTGTGCGACTTTTTTAAGAATTTTATAGCCAACAGCGGCAATCAGCAGCGTGTTACCGGCCGCGATAATAGTGAGCTGAGTGAATACTTTCAGGAAGGGTTCTGCGTATAGGATGGTATCGAGAAATGCAGAACTACCGTAACCAATCACGTGGCCAATAAAGGCTAAGGTGACAAACAAGACGTAATCTCGCGTGGTGAAAATACCATTACGCAGATTGTCTCTGGTCAAAATAGGATAAAAACCGATCACTAAGCCAACAATACCGGAGCCAAGCACCCAGTTCAGCCAAATACCCCATCCAGCGAATAAGTCCGTGACCCAGTGACCGATAAATCCCACCAAAAAGCCAACCAGTGGGCCAAAAAGCACGGAAAATAGTGCCAGAATTGCCATAGCAGGTTTAAGCGTTGTATTAGCAAATACGGGAATACCAAACATTGGTAATCCACCGATGCCATATAGCGCAGCGCCAATCGCGATAATGACAACAGTTTTAGCGGAAAGATTCATAGGAAACCCATGGTCGGAAAATATAAAAGCCTTATATAAGGCCGCTTAGCCAAAGATTTATGCGACTCAGGTCACATTTAGGCGGCGGATTATACATAACAAATGGCATCAAGGAAAGCTAACTATCTAGACGTCTAAACTGATAAATTTCACAACAGTTTTTGTCTGTTTTTGCAGCTATTTATCGTATGGATAAGTGTAGAAGAGAACGTGACTTATCGGGGAGTGAAGATAGAAATGAGTGGTGCCCAAATCACGTTGAGCACCACTGTTCATCGGTTAATGATCTAGATAGAGGTAGTTTTGCCAACTTTTCATTCGAATCAATACCTTGCGCATTATTGATACGTGAGTAAAGCTGTCTGAGTAAACCGCAACTTCTACGGCGGTGCCCAAAGGTAACCCGTATTGCTTGATATCATCGGTTAACTTTAGTGTTACTAATACACGTCCGTTGGTACGTAGTGCATCCGTGCCAATTAGGGCACCTCTGGCTTGAAATTGACTTTCACCAATCGCAGGGATAACGTCAATAACTTCCCCTTGGAACACTGTGCCCGGTAAGGCGCGGAAAATAAACTCTGCTTCAAATCCTGACTCGAGACGCAATAGCGAGTTTTGACGAAATGCTGCCGTGTAAACGCGATCTTCCGTATGCACGTAAGTCATCACAGGTGCTAGCGGCAATGGAACGGCCATTACGCCTGGGCGCAGCGCGAGCTGAGTTGCAAAACCGTCAGTCGGTGCATACACAGTCGTTTGCTCTAAATCGAATTCCGCTTTGCGCAAGTCAGCAAGCAAACGGGCTACCGTGGTATTTTGTCCGCCAATTTCAGAGTCCAAAGCTATCTGAGCTTGCTCAATATTGGTGTTGGCAACATCAACCGTCGCTTCCGCTGCTTTGTAGGCTTGTCTTCTTGTGTCTAATTGTTGAGCCGTGAATGCGCCTTTATCGTAACCACGCTGGTAACGGGCAAATTCACGTTGAGCTTTGTCTCGCTCAGCAACCGCTTTGGCCAATTGTGCTTCTGCTTGTTGTAAATTAGCTTCAAGACCAAGTGCACCTTGGCTGGCTTCTTTGACTTGTGCGGTTAGCTTATCGACTTCCGCTTGATAAGGGACTGGGTCAATGCGAAACAGCACATCCCCTTTTTTTAGCGGTTGGTTGGCTTCAACGGGCACTTCGATGACTCGACCACGCACGCCAGAAACAATGGGGGTGGTTGAAAATACTTGATTGCCTATTTGCGTATAAGGGTGGTTGTAGTTCATCAGCAGGATTAATGTACCTACGAGAACAACACCACCTAAAACTGCCGTCGGAACGGTCCATTTGTTTAAAGGAATATTGAATACTTTAAAGATGGTAATGCAAAGTGCGGCGTAAGTGAGAATTAACAATAAATCCATATCATTGCTCCTTCTCTTGTGCGTCAGATGACGGAGTGGCTTTCGTTTGTGCCTCAGGCAAGTTTGGTGCGCTCAACTTATCGACTTGAGTCTGTAATACATTGACTTGATCGATGAGTTGTTCCAAACGGTGGTGAAGGTCGTGTTGCTCTTCTTCTAAACGGTGGAATCCCCATCCACGTTCTTTTCGCCACAATGTTGCCCAGATCCAAAGGAATGGCCACAATACGTGGAGGGTGAATAGACTTACCCAACCGGCATAGTGAATGGCATCTTGGTGAGGGTGTTCGCGGCTTTTGGCTATTTCGTAAGGGATATCATGAATGGCTATCACGCCATAAAAGAGAACTAAAACGACGAATATCAGCAAACCTAACGCAAAATAATCGAGAAACATTTTACCGTCCTTGTAAATATGATTTCTCGTAATTATATGTTTAAGTTGTTAAAAATAAATTAAAATACTCGTCGTTTGTTTCTTTTTGTTGCATTATCTATTCGCAGCACACTTGATTGCGGCCATTGGCTTTTGCACGATAGAGCGCTTTATCTGCTCGATAGAAAGTTCGCTGCGTGTTTTCACCTTCACGATGAACGGTAATACCAATGCTTATGGTTAGACCGCGCTCTCCTAGGATCTCTTGCCAATCAAAATCATAGATTCGTTGTCGGTAAGTTTCAGCATGTAATTCAGCTTGTTGGATATTCGCTCGCTCCAAAATGACCAAGAACTCTTCTCCACCAAAACGGACACATGACGCGCCTCTGAAGCGGAAATACTTAGAGAGTTCCGTCGACACGTTAACAATGGCTTTATCCCCTACGAGGTGGCTGAGCTCATCATTGATTGACTTGAAGTGGTCGATATCGATGACCAGTAGCGTAAATGGCGTCTCATGCAGCAGTAACTCTTTCAGTTTGCCATCCAACCAACGACGGTTATGTAGATTGGTTAACGGATCGGTAAACACGTCTTGTTGTAACTGAGCCACGGCATGCTTCTGGTTTTCCGTGGTTTCTTTCAGTTCACGGTTTTCAATTTCAGACAGAATCAATTTGAGTTGAAGCTCAAAGCGAGACAAACGGCGTAATTGACCGGCACCCAATTCAGAAATCGGGATTTTCTTCATTAGATCATTTTCAATGCGAAACGCGTTTTGCTGATAACGCAGTGCCTCTTGATATTTTTGCTGTCTTTCACAAACATTGGCTAAGGCATTACAAAGGCGCAAATTGAGAATGGGTGAGGCGGTGCGCTCAACACGTTGGTGCACACTTTCAAATACCCAATTCGCGAGGTGTACTTTACCTAGATCCGTCAAGCAACTGCCAAGCTCCATACGAATCATATTGGAAAGCCAGTTGGTATTGATATTACCCGATGAATATTTTACGTGGCCTAAGCACTTGATCGCTGCCTCAAGCTCACCCGCTTGACGATGTAAAATCGCTTGATAAAGCAAGATTTGCCCCGTGAGCACTTTGTCACTGACTAGAATACTGAGCTCTTCACATTCTTTGATTAATTCTTGTGCGGCTTTCATTCGTTTTGAATCAATCAAACAGCAAAGTTTGTAAAGCTTGTAGCGAAGACGCAACGAGCGACTGCTGATCGCATGATCAATGCTATCAATTTTTTGGTAGTAACGCAGTGCTCGAGTGTGGTCACCGTAGGCGTCACACAAGTTAGCCATACCAATAATCGCCCTCACGTAGGCATCAATTTGGCTAGTTTCGACCGCAATGGTTGAGCATGAGATGTACTCTTCTAGCGCGGTGGTAAAGTCGCCATAATCAACTAACCAATCAGCGAGATAGCCTTTGATTTCGAGAATAAATTTTGCGTCTTCTGGTAGAGAAAGTAGTGAAAGCGCTTTACGTAGCTCGTCGATCGCTTCTTGATGTTGGTTTAATGAGGTACGAAACTCGGCACTAAAAACCAGAGATTGCGCCTTTTCAATCGGATTCGAAGCAATATGCTGTTGGACATGATTCCAAAACACCAACGCTTCCTCTCCGGAAACGGAAGAGGCATCAAGTCCGGCATCAGAAATTTTGTTTAGAAACACTTCCATTATGCTTGTACCTCAACTTGGAATTGAAGCAAATCCTCGTCAAATAATGACTCTTCTTCTAGTTGTTCAAGCGTAAAAGGAAATGCGAGGATATTGTGTAATTCTACAATCGGGGTTTTGTTTGATTCGCCGCGACGTTGCCAAGGGTAGATAGCCATCATTTTGCGTAGAATATCGTAGAGTTGTTGCGCTTTCTCTTCTGTCTCTGACACTAAAAAACCGATGCGTTCAGTACTGATTCGAGACAAAAGATCGTCGTCGTTGCACAAGGTGTGCGCAACTTCAAGGCAAATGTCGAGGTTCTCGCCTTTCGGTTGGAAAATGGTGATTACTGAATAGTGGGTTTGTTTTAGCTGCGTTTTGAACAATACTAGTTTTTCCCACCAATAGTTTTCGGACACGACTTGGCTCATGTGTTTATTGGGGTCGTATTCGTATTGTGTGCGAATACGGTTTATTAATTTGAATGCGCGCTTTTCCAGTAAACGCTTGGAAGCGCGAGCCTTATCGTTCCCCTCGCGGAAAGTTTGTTCGCGCAACATACCGACTGAGTTTTCTCGATAGCGTTTAAACGCGTCGAGTGCCGCTTTGAAATCACCTCTTTGTTCTGCCACTCGTGAGAGTTGGAAGAGAATTTGAGAGAGTAATTCCCCATCTTCAAAGCTAATGGCCGCAGCTTCTGCCACCTGAAGTAATTCTGTTGCTTTGGTTGGGTTATCTCGCATTGCTTCCAGCCGTGCTCGGCTCAAGTAAGAATGCGCACGCATCCATATTAAGTCATGCTGTTCAACCAGTTGTTGGGCTTTTTGCGTGGCGATGTCGGCATCTTCGAGTCGCTCAAGTCCAAGCATGGCTAGACCACGAAAATCCCAAATCTCAGCTTGCCAGGTTGCATCATTGTGATCTTGCAGCACTTCTTCAGCACCATCGAGTATCGACAGCATTTCAACGTGATGGCCTAAC from Vibrio taketomensis encodes:
- a CDS encoding DUF368 domain-containing protein; translation: MNYISTFFKGIAMGAADVVPGVSGGTIAFITGIYDTLLESIRRINPSLFSVWKQGGIKAAFNHINGGFLIALFAGVFTSIATLAKLISWLLVTHPIPIWSFFFGLILVSVFHILKQVDQKTISRWVFLLLGVAFAYAITVLKPLHMEPTYINVVIAGAIAICAMILPGISGSFILLLIGMYTPVLGAVKSFDITIIALFLTGCVIGILSFSHVLSWLLKRFRDTTLMFLTGLMIGTLPKIWPWKETVSWRTNSHGEQVPLVQHNLTPFEFEHIFNQPSQLGIAIVMMCAAILLVLGLEKYAERTH
- a CDS encoding PilZ domain-containing protein codes for the protein MTTHNGTTTSTSAQPTSYENRTSMIITGNDGLSMLDHGRELNIGIITPVGTSFRARSHLIGTHSSHMILVELPKVSDDKLQAFFQEGFWATIRAISPRGEGAILTFRSQILHVIRAPIAMIAMSIPQTMQSAALRNEPRYEVNLMAKVHSTNHRIDCEIRDLSKSGCLYITPALTRPFTVGEHVQLRINTKANKDQEFQALTGRICNVNQSSQKRRYGVKFDEDGKKVAKSLLDHLKFDGTKLSLQ
- a CDS encoding GNAT family N-acetyltransferase; this encodes MHKVTFDQELKQFRVALEGDYSAIVKFEQQDNVFVITSTKVPNELQGKGYGKLMMEKVLPEIERMGVKVIPECSFVVAYFERNPQWQHLLAM
- a CDS encoding GNAT family N-acetyltransferase, translating into MEITVRPTLVSDAKQLAELYAQPKAYTGTLQLPKPSEAMWRKRLENMPDNIFSFVAEVDGKVVGNIGFEQAQSPRLRHCGEFGIGVHDDYHQMGIASKLIETVLDLADNWLQIKRIQIEVNTDNQAAIACYRKFGFRIEGEAECSVFRNGEYVNTYYMARINK
- a CDS encoding MFS transporter, coding for MNNSSGWKTPHNYLLFISIIVPIAFSSWMALLNNFVIEKANFDGADIGLLQSVREIPGFLAFTVIFVLLFIREQKFMLLSLAMLTLGTAITGFFPSVVGLLLTTLLMSTGFHYFETLKQSLALQWLTKEEAPEALGKYVSVGALASLLTYGALWVCLEVFQLEFKWIYALFGGVGFVLTVWIAMSFPNFEASVTQNKKLVLRKRYWLYYALTFMSGARRQIFTVFAGFLMVERFGYSASDITLLFLANYGFNFLFAKKIGRFIGQVGERKALAFEYIGLIGVFVGYAFVQTAEWAAALYIIDHLFFALALAIKTYLQKIADPADMASTAGVSFTINHIAAVVIPVTFGFIWLVSPSAVFFIGAAMAAVSLLLSLNIPAKPAEGNEVRVLSWR
- a CDS encoding energy-coupling factor transporter transmembrane component T family protein: MSSSKMKFGINYVDTKSPLHKLNGITKFAFFMAWVTVVLTTFDIRIILAMIALGLALLKMTKVPFSSYKPLLIGTVGVLMTNAVFMFMLSPQQGSEYMGSNTVLLALPGPYSITQETLFYLVAVSLKYFSMLPAALVFVFTTHPTEFAASLNRIGVPYKIAYAVSLTLRYLPDVKQDFVNIMHAQQARGLDLSKNAPLYTRLQNVAKILGPLIFSSLDRADEIANAMTLRGFGRNNGRTWYNQRPLTRQDALTLVVIALVVAAAIGKKVTDTQLFWYPF
- a CDS encoding ABC transporter ATP-binding protein, whose amino-acid sequence is MSIEFSNFSFRYDALKNPTLKNINLKIAKGEKVLIIGPSGSGKSTLGQCLNGLIPHSFNGDITGTLTIGGKVISELDLHGYTEQVGTVLQDTDSQFVGLSVGEDIAFALENQLVSNIDMYPLVKATAKMVELEELLDHAPHDLSGGQKQRVSLAGILVDDVDILLFDEPLAALDPKTGRKTIEIIDDLHRRTKKTIVIIEHRLEDVLHRSIDRIILMESGEIIADMTPDEMLASPLLTKHGIREPLYLSALKAANCSISAEMKPSSLATLPVTEYQPAFQSWRTPSNMIEDNNPSTPLLQLRSLTYSYDGERNALEDVSFDVQQGEFVSILGKNGSGKSTISKLIMGVLEPDAGSITFDGQELTELNIFERSQKIGVVMQNPNHMISHHMIFDEVAFGLRNQGLDEAQIKIKVERTLELCGLNKYRHWPISALSYGQKKRVTIAAILVLEPKLLILDEPTAGQDYRNYTSMLAFINKLNRELGITVMIISHDMHLVLEYTTRSIVIADSKLIADQPMTAVFSQPALLDQANLTTTSLYDLADKLQIEDKNQFMQTFIALEKPAA
- a CDS encoding ECF-type riboflavin transporter substrate-binding protein, encoding MNLSAKTVVIIAIGAALYGIGGLPMFGIPVFANTTLKPAMAILALFSVLFGPLVGFLVGFIGHWVTDLFAGWGIWLNWVLGSGIVGLVIGFYPILTRDNLRNGIFTTRDYVLFVTLAFIGHVIGYGSSAFLDTILYAEPFLKVFTQLTIIAAGNTLLIAAVGYKILKKVAQRNAMNRNLTEA
- a CDS encoding HlyD family secretion protein, which gives rise to MDLLLILTYAALCITIFKVFNIPLNKWTVPTAVLGGVVLVGTLILLMNYNHPYTQIGNQVFSTTPIVSGVRGRVIEVPVEANQPLKKGDVLFRIDPVPYQAEVDKLTAQVKEASQGALGLEANLQQAEAQLAKAVAERDKAQREFARYQRGYDKGAFTAQQLDTRRQAYKAAEATVDVANTNIEQAQIALDSEIGGQNTTVARLLADLRKAEFDLEQTTVYAPTDGFATQLALRPGVMAVPLPLAPVMTYVHTEDRVYTAAFRQNSLLRLESGFEAEFIFRALPGTVFQGEVIDVIPAIGESQFQARGALIGTDALRTNGRVLVTLKLTDDIKQYGLPLGTAVEVAVYSDSFTHVSIMRKVLIRMKSWQNYLYLDH
- a CDS encoding DUF3302 domain-containing protein — protein: MFLDYFALGLLIFVVLVLFYGVIAIHDIPYEIAKSREHPHQDAIHYAGWVSLFTLHVLWPFLWIWATLWRKERGWGFHRLEEEQHDLHHRLEQLIDQVNVLQTQVDKLSAPNLPEAQTKATPSSDAQEKEQ